Proteins encoded together in one Pontiella desulfatans window:
- a CDS encoding arylsulfatase, whose translation MMKKVLFLLVFAVAGACAAAKPNIIYILADDLGYGDLGCYGQQEIQTPNIDALCREGMKFTNHHSGSTVCAPSRSCLLTGQHTGHTWVRANGNFQMREDGEDITLARVLKSAGYHTAMVGKSGTGCNTDPGHANRKGFDHFFGFNGHGAAHHYFPPEVYRNEQPVKFPNNTKHTGDTYIHDEFMKEIMGYLDGRAKDGRPFFLHYAALIPHASLVAPEEWVAQYRGKVKEEKQGARGGYAKCDEPKATFAGMVSRLDWEVGEIMNKLEELGMAENTLVMFASDNGPHSAGGNQAEWFNSNGDLRGEKRDLFEGGVRVPMIAHWPGRIPAGTTSDHLSAFWDVLPTLCELTGAKPPKNIDGISFLPTLLGQGGQGRHDYLYWEFYEKGGKRAALTHRWKAVQLNMFKGGDPVLLFAAADRAEENNVASSHPEVVAEFLEIFNEAHSPSPIVSWKKKK comes from the coding sequence ATGATGAAGAAGGTTTTATTCTTATTGGTATTCGCGGTTGCTGGTGCGTGCGCGGCCGCGAAACCGAACATCATCTACATCCTGGCCGACGACCTGGGCTATGGCGACCTCGGCTGCTATGGCCAGCAGGAGATCCAGACGCCGAACATCGACGCGCTGTGCCGGGAAGGCATGAAGTTCACGAACCACCATTCGGGCAGCACGGTCTGCGCGCCGTCGCGATCCTGCCTGCTGACCGGGCAGCACACCGGCCACACCTGGGTGCGCGCCAACGGCAACTTCCAGATGCGCGAGGATGGCGAAGACATCACCCTGGCCCGTGTGCTGAAGAGTGCCGGCTACCACACCGCCATGGTCGGCAAGTCCGGCACGGGCTGCAACACCGATCCCGGGCACGCCAACCGCAAGGGGTTCGACCATTTCTTTGGCTTTAACGGCCACGGTGCGGCGCACCACTATTTCCCGCCGGAAGTCTACCGCAACGAGCAACCGGTCAAATTCCCGAACAACACGAAGCACACCGGCGATACCTACATCCACGACGAGTTCATGAAGGAAATCATGGGCTACCTCGACGGGCGCGCCAAAGACGGCCGCCCCTTTTTCCTGCACTATGCCGCGCTCATCCCCCACGCGAGCCTCGTGGCCCCGGAGGAGTGGGTGGCCCAATACCGCGGCAAGGTGAAGGAGGAAAAGCAGGGCGCGCGCGGCGGCTATGCCAAGTGCGACGAGCCCAAGGCCACCTTCGCCGGCATGGTCAGCCGTCTGGATTGGGAGGTGGGCGAAATCATGAACAAGCTGGAAGAGCTGGGCATGGCCGAAAACACCCTCGTCATGTTCGCGTCCGACAACGGCCCGCACAGCGCCGGCGGAAACCAGGCGGAATGGTTCAACTCCAACGGAGACCTGCGCGGCGAAAAGCGCGACCTGTTCGAGGGCGGCGTGCGCGTCCCGATGATTGCCCACTGGCCAGGCAGGATCCCGGCCGGAACGACGAGCGACCATCTCTCCGCGTTCTGGGATGTGTTGCCCACGTTGTGCGAACTGACCGGTGCGAAGCCGCCGAAAAACATCGACGGCATCAGCTTCCTGCCGACGCTGCTGGGGCAGGGCGGGCAGGGGCGGCACGACTACCTCTATTGGGAATTCTATGAAAAGGGCGGCAAGCGCGCCGCGCTGACGCACCGGTGGAAGGCGGTTCAGCTCAATATGTTCAAGGGCGGCGACCCCGTTCTGCTGTTCGCCGCCGCCGACCGGGCCGAGGAAAACAATGTTGCTTCCAGCCACCCGGAAGTGGTTGCGGAATTCCTGGAAATCTTCAACGAGGCGCACTCGCCTTCGCCCATCGTCTCGTGGAAAAAGAAAAAATAA
- a CDS encoding sulfatase family protein, producing the protein MLKKISVLLLWSAVACVAKPEKPNVVWLVSEDNSASWLKLYNANGASMPNIEKLAANGLVFNHAFSCGVVCSVARSTIISGCYAPRTGAEYHRREKTVPMPEGIRMFPYYLRQAGYHTTNCSKEDYNFNPEEKEGVWDASSKKASYRNRQPGQPFFHVQNYGTTHESSLHFKDMQQANTTDAAAVRLFAYHPDTETFRYTYARYLDNHAKVDAEMGRFIQRLEADGLMDDTFIFYYGDHGGVLPRGKGYAYNNGQQVPMVVHVPKNWRHLVPAKPGSRIDGFVEFVDLSATVLNLAGVDIPAGIDGEPFLGKGVDLDELNARDTAFGYADRFDEKYDLVRTLRKGDFVYMRSYQPFNFDGLHNDYRYKMLAYQEWREMHQAGELNATQARFFEKRPPEILYNVKADPDEVDNLAGNPAYAAKLAEMRGLMQERVKSMPDLSFIPEPVFLREGRGNPTGFGQQNKARIGKLVELADLSLRQFPEVKQGIARALASADPLERYWGLIVCSSFGGQAAPFHDKAKELAASDADPLVRVRAAEFLGLNGEADPRPVIMAALGQAADAVEANLILNSAALLEDSEPGYNFDLSAFGDAPWAKGKKSLAKQRLDYLAK; encoded by the coding sequence ATGCTGAAAAAAATATCCGTCCTGTTGCTGTGGTCGGCCGTGGCCTGCGTCGCGAAGCCGGAAAAGCCCAATGTGGTCTGGCTGGTGAGCGAGGACAACTCGGCCAGCTGGCTGAAGCTCTACAACGCGAACGGCGCTTCGATGCCGAACATTGAAAAGCTTGCCGCCAATGGGCTGGTGTTCAACCATGCCTTCTCCTGCGGCGTTGTCTGCTCGGTGGCGCGCAGCACGATCATCTCCGGTTGCTATGCGCCGCGCACCGGCGCGGAATACCACCGCAGGGAAAAGACGGTGCCGATGCCCGAGGGCATCCGGATGTTTCCGTACTATCTCCGCCAGGCGGGCTACCACACCACCAACTGCTCGAAGGAGGACTATAACTTCAACCCCGAGGAGAAGGAGGGCGTCTGGGACGCTTCCTCGAAGAAGGCCAGCTACCGCAACCGCCAACCCGGCCAGCCCTTCTTCCACGTCCAGAACTATGGAACCACCCACGAGAGTTCGCTCCATTTCAAGGACATGCAACAGGCGAACACCACCGATGCCGCCGCCGTCCGGCTCTTCGCCTACCATCCCGACACCGAAACCTTCCGCTACACCTACGCGCGCTATCTCGACAACCATGCCAAGGTCGATGCCGAGATGGGCCGGTTCATCCAGAGGCTTGAAGCGGACGGCCTGATGGACGACACCTTCATCTTCTACTACGGCGACCACGGCGGCGTCCTCCCGCGCGGAAAAGGCTATGCCTACAACAACGGCCAGCAGGTGCCCATGGTCGTCCATGTGCCGAAAAACTGGCGCCACCTCGTGCCCGCCAAGCCCGGAAGCCGCATCGACGGCTTTGTTGAATTCGTCGATCTCTCCGCCACCGTGCTCAACCTGGCCGGCGTCGATATCCCCGCGGGCATCGACGGCGAGCCCTTCCTGGGCAAAGGCGTTGATCTCGACGAACTCAATGCGCGCGACACCGCCTTTGGCTACGCCGACCGCTTCGATGAAAAATACGACCTCGTCCGCACGCTCCGCAAGGGCGACTTTGTCTACATGCGCAGCTACCAGCCCTTCAACTTCGACGGCCTGCACAACGACTACCGCTACAAGATGCTCGCCTACCAGGAGTGGCGCGAGATGCACCAGGCCGGTGAACTCAACGCCACCCAGGCCCGCTTCTTCGAAAAGCGCCCGCCCGAAATCCTCTACAACGTCAAGGCCGATCCCGACGAGGTCGACAACCTGGCGGGCAACCCGGCCTATGCCGCAAAGCTCGCCGAAATGCGCGGGCTGATGCAGGAGCGGGTGAAGTCGATGCCCGACCTCAGCTTCATCCCCGAACCGGTCTTTCTACGCGAGGGGCGCGGCAACCCGACCGGATTTGGCCAGCAGAACAAGGCGCGGATCGGCAAGCTGGTGGAACTCGCCGATCTCAGCCTCCGGCAGTTCCCGGAAGTGAAGCAGGGCATCGCCCGCGCGCTGGCCTCGGCCGATCCGCTCGAACGCTACTGGGGGCTTATCGTCTGCTCCTCGTTCGGTGGGCAGGCCGCGCCGTTCCACGATAAGGCGAAGGAGCTCGCCGCGTCCGATGCCGATCCGCTCGTGCGCGTCCGCGCCGCCGAGTTCCTCGGGCTCAATGGCGAGGCCGATCCGCGCCCCGTCATCATGGCGGCCCTCGGGCAGGCCGCCGATGCGGTCGAGGCCAACCTGATCCTCAACTCCGCCGCGCTGCTCGAGGATTCGGAGCCCGGCTACAACTTCGACCTCTCCGCTTTCGGCGACGCCCCGTGGGCGAAGGGTAAGAAGAGTCTGGCCAAGCAGCGCCTGGACTATCTGGCAAAATGA
- a CDS encoding sulfatase, giving the protein MYKQLLFSLLVGVSVQAGRPNVLFILVDDLGYSDVACYGNTLHETPNVDRLAREGMRFTAAYTACAVCSPTRASIQTGQYPIRFGITDWIAGARKPNTPLKEQWTKRMLPLEAVTVAEAFKGQGYKTAFVGKWHLNDHDHTTGFPEDQGYDVNIGGHHKGSPPGGYFAPFKNPKMDDRPDDLYLTDRLGDEAIGLIESHAGGSDPFFLMLAFYTVHTPIQPKPELQRHYEKKLAKQPAGHWNNPKYAAMVHSMDENVGRVLDALDRQGMANDTIVVFFSDNGGLSRQTSCWPLSRGKGFYHEGGIRVPLIVRMPGTVKPGSETDEPVISNDLFPTLLDLAGLPLRPDAHKDGLSLKPLLETQRFKSHDLLCWHYPHYHGAGETPASAIRMGDFKFIRHYEDATRELYNLKEDIGEADNLVDKMPEMADKYEAALDRWLSQREAYIPKADPGFDPSKPVGKKR; this is encoded by the coding sequence ATGTATAAACAGCTTCTATTTTCTCTTTTGGTGGGCGTTTCGGTTCAGGCCGGACGGCCCAATGTCCTCTTCATTCTGGTGGATGATCTCGGCTACTCGGATGTCGCCTGCTATGGCAACACGCTGCACGAAACACCCAACGTGGACCGGTTGGCGCGCGAGGGGATGCGCTTCACCGCCGCCTACACCGCCTGCGCGGTCTGCTCGCCGACACGCGCGAGCATCCAGACCGGGCAATATCCCATCCGCTTCGGCATCACCGACTGGATCGCCGGGGCGCGCAAACCCAATACGCCGCTGAAGGAGCAGTGGACCAAGCGCATGCTGCCGCTCGAGGCGGTCACCGTGGCCGAGGCCTTCAAGGGGCAGGGCTACAAGACGGCCTTCGTTGGCAAATGGCACCTCAACGACCACGACCACACGACCGGCTTCCCGGAGGACCAGGGCTACGATGTCAACATCGGCGGCCACCACAAGGGTTCGCCGCCGGGCGGCTACTTCGCGCCCTTCAAAAACCCGAAGATGGACGACCGGCCCGACGACCTCTATCTGACCGACCGGCTCGGCGACGAGGCCATCGGCCTGATCGAAAGCCATGCCGGCGGCTCCGATCCGTTTTTCCTGATGCTCGCGTTCTACACCGTCCACACCCCGATCCAGCCCAAGCCGGAGCTGCAGCGGCACTACGAGAAAAAACTGGCGAAGCAGCCGGCCGGCCATTGGAACAACCCGAAGTATGCCGCCATGGTGCACAGCATGGACGAAAACGTCGGGCGCGTGCTGGATGCGCTGGACCGGCAGGGGATGGCCAACGATACCATCGTCGTCTTTTTTTCCGACAACGGCGGGCTCAGCCGGCAAACCTCGTGCTGGCCGCTCAGCCGCGGCAAGGGATTCTATCACGAAGGTGGCATCCGCGTCCCGCTCATCGTCCGCATGCCGGGAACGGTCAAACCCGGATCGGAAACCGATGAGCCGGTGATCTCGAACGATCTTTTCCCGACGCTGCTCGACCTGGCCGGCCTGCCGCTGCGGCCGGATGCCCACAAGGACGGCCTTTCGCTCAAGCCCCTGCTCGAAACCCAACGGTTCAAGAGCCACGACCTGCTCTGCTGGCACTATCCGCACTACCACGGCGCCGGCGAAACCCCCGCCAGCGCCATCCGCATGGGCGATTTCAAGTTCATCCGCCACTACGAGGATGCCACGCGCGAGCTCTACAACCTGAAGGAAGACATCGGCGAGGCCGACAACCTGGTGGACAAGATGCCCGAAATGGCGGATAAATACGAAGCCGCGCTGGACCGATGGCTGTCGCAACGGGAGGCCTACATTCCCAAGGCCGATCCCGGCTTCGATCCGTCGAAGCCCGTCGGCAAGAAACGCTGA